A window of Adhaeribacter arboris genomic DNA:
TATCTACCGTAATCGTAATAATATCCGATTCCGGTAATTTAATGTCCGAGGTTGATGACGGAGTATCTACCACTACCACTTCTTCGGGAGCAAATTTAGAAATCAGCATGAAGAAGGTAACCAGCAAGAAGGCCAAATCCACCATGGGCGTCATGTCCAGTGAGGGTCGGGCTCTATGAGGTTTTACTTTTGGCATATTGCTTTGGTACTAAAAAATTTAATTATTAAACGTTTACAGTTGAATGAGTAGCCGTTTGGCCGGTGTTATCGTGCTGAGCGGCAAAGGTTTGAATAATACTAAAACCAGCTTCGTCGATGCTATAAGTAAGAGCATCAATTTTACTAGTAAAGAAGTTATACGCCACAATCGCAATGGTAGAACCAATAATACCTAATGCCGTGTTAATCAAAGCTTCAGAGATACCGTTTGCGAGAGCTACGGCGTCCGGGCTACCGGCCGTTGCCAGAGCGGAGAACGCTTTAATCATACCTAATACTGTTCCAATCAGACCTACCAGGGTTGAGATAGAAGCAATAGTGGAAATAATTACCAGGTTCTTCTCCAGCATAGGTAATTCTAAGGCAGTAGATTCTTCAATTTCCTTCTGAATAGCCAGGATTTTTTGATCTTTCGCTAAAGTGCGCTCATTTTCCATTTCCTTGTATTTGCCTAAACCAGCTCTTACCACGTTGGCTACGGAACCTTTCTGTGCGTCACAAGCAGCTAATGCGCCATTTACATCATTTACATTTAATCTTTGGCGGATAGTTCTTACAAATTGCTCAATTCCCTTGCTGCCTCTTGCTTTATTGATGGTTAAGAAACGCTCAATAGCAAAAGTTAAAATCATTAAGTTAAGGGAAATCAACATGGGCACAATAATGCCACCTTTGTAAACTACGCCAAGGTAATTACCTGGTAGGGGGTGATTTTCCGGATTTCCACCTTCAAAGTTTGCCGGGTTACCCAGGATAAACATGTATATCAGGATTGAAACCACAATTGCTACAGGGATAACGATGCTGGCAAATATAGAACCGGCGGCTCCTCCATCTTTATTGGCAGTAGCAGCTGGCTTTGAAGTTGCTGGTTTTGGCGCATTCGTAATTACGGCATTCTTTTTTTCCATTGTTGTTGAGATTTAAAAGTTTAGTTTTTGGGTTGGGTTAAATAATTTTTTTGTTTTTGTTTTAAAAGGCTATTTGCTAAAATAACCGGTTTACGCCTTTTTAAGAACCAGCTAAGTAAAATTTGATTTGAAACAGAGTGTAACCAGAATTTCCAGGATTACTCAGTTTTTTATCAGCTACCTGATTTAAGGATGTAAGTAAAGAGAAATTTCCATAAAATTCTAGCAACATTTATCACAAACCTAAATAAAAATAGCCCTTAACGCAAAATACAGATATTTTTGAAATTAGTATTTTTCTACATGAATTAATTTATCCTTGACAAATTAATAAAAATTTATTTATCTATCTTTAATACTAATAATGTATTTAGTTAAATTTTATATTAATTTAATTTTAAGCTTAAATTCAATAATAGTAAATATCAAGTATTTATATGTATTATACTCTTACTATATATTTTAAGTTGACCTAATGTAGTGATAAATGCCCGTTTAATTACATTTTAACAAAAAAAATATTTTGCTGCCTATACTTTTATACTTATTTCTAATATAAATAGATGAGTTCTTAAAGCTCTTTTTTCGCTTGTTCCCAATATACATCCATCTCAGCGAGAGTCATTTGGTGAAGAGATTTGCCGTTTTTTCGGGCTTCCTGTTCCAAATACTGAAATCGGTTAATAAATTTTAAATTAGTCTTCTCTAAGGCTTCTTCCGGATTTACACCGATAAAACGGGCGAAGTTGATCAGGGAAAATAGTAAGTCGCCGAATTCGGCTGTTGCTTTCTCCGGATCAATTTCTTCTTCGTTTTTTAATTGAAATTCTGTTTTAAATTCACCTAGCTCCTCTTCCACCTTTTCCCAAACTTGGGTTTTATTATCCCAATCAAATCCAGCTCCGCGGGCCTTTTCCTGAATGCGCATAGCTTTTACCAAAGCTGGCAACGATACAGGAACGCCGCCCAGCACCGATTTATTGCCTTCTTTTAACTTTAGCTGCTCCCAGTTTCTTTTAACCTCTTCTTCCGTGTGGGCTTCGGTAGTACCATAAATATGTGGATGCCGAAAAATAAGTTTATCACATAAAGTATGCAATACATCGGCTAAGTCAAAAGACTGTGTCTCAGAAGCAATTTTAGCGTAAAATACTAAATGCAGCATTAGATCGCCTAATTCTTTTTTAATATCGGGTAAATCGTGGCGTAAAATAGCATCCGAAAGCTCATAAGTTTCTTCTATTGTTAAATGCCGGAGACTGGCAATTGTTTGTTTACGATCCCAAGGACATTTTTC
This region includes:
- a CDS encoding MotA/TolQ/ExbB proton channel family protein, with the translated sequence MEKKNAVITNAPKPATSKPAATANKDGGAAGSIFASIVIPVAIVVSILIYMFILGNPANFEGGNPENHPLPGNYLGVVYKGGIIVPMLISLNLMILTFAIERFLTINKARGSKGIEQFVRTIRQRLNVNDVNGALAACDAQKGSVANVVRAGLGKYKEMENERTLAKDQKILAIQKEIEESTALELPMLEKNLVIISTIASISTLVGLIGTVLGMIKAFSALATAGSPDAVALANGISEALINTALGIIGSTIAIVAYNFFTSKIDALTYSIDEAGFSIIQTFAAQHDNTGQTATHSTVNV
- the mazG gene encoding nucleoside triphosphate pyrophosphohydrolase, whose product is MSDKETTRQNQLQAFNRLLDIMDELREKCPWDRKQTIASLRHLTIEETYELSDAILRHDLPDIKKELGDLMLHLVFYAKIASETQSFDLADVLHTLCDKLIFRHPHIYGTTEAHTEEEVKRNWEQLKLKEGNKSVLGGVPVSLPALVKAMRIQEKARGAGFDWDNKTQVWEKVEEELGEFKTEFQLKNEEEIDPEKATAEFGDLLFSLINFARFIGVNPEEALEKTNLKFINRFQYLEQEARKNGKSLHQMTLAEMDVYWEQAKKEL